Proteins encoded in a region of the Pseudomonas sp. PDNC002 genome:
- a CDS encoding SLC13 family permease: protein MSLQLIWVLALLATAVGLFIINRPRMDVVALLVMVALPLSGILSVQESLAGFADPNVILIAALFVIGEGLVRTGVAYRIGEWLTRRAGASETRLLVLLMLAVAGLGSVMSSTGVVAIFIPVVLSIAARLHVSPRRLMMPLSFAGLISGMLTLVATAPNVVVHSELVREGSKGFSFFSFTPFGLVVLVLGVGYMLVARRWLGDDPGDAGQSVKRRTLSDLIRDYQLAGRERRLRIRADSQLVGMSLGDVELRARAGTNVVAIERMVHFRLKILSPTANILLQAGDVLLVDIYGDRSDLLGMYHEFGLEPLSLQGDYFTERAHEVGMAEVTLPPESGLLGRSVRDLEFRSQFGLNVVGLRRNREALVEGLLEAKLKVGDTLLVIGGWKEIRQLQARARDFLVLSLPAEVDEAAPAASQAPHALFSLAVMVILMVSGLVPNVMAALIACLLMGAFRCIDMDSAYRSIHWQSLLLIVGMLPFALALQKTGGITLAVNGLVGALGGAGPYAILASLFVLTAVIGLFISNTATAVLMAPVAIATAKALGASPEAFAMIVALAASAAFMTPISSPVNTLVLGPGRYRFGDFVKVGVPFTILVMIVSVLLVPWLLPL from the coding sequence ATGAGTCTGCAACTGATCTGGGTCCTCGCCCTGCTCGCCACTGCGGTCGGGCTGTTCATCATCAACCGGCCACGCATGGACGTGGTCGCCCTGCTGGTGATGGTCGCCCTGCCGCTGTCCGGCATCCTCAGCGTGCAGGAATCGCTGGCCGGCTTCGCCGATCCCAACGTCATCCTGATCGCCGCGCTGTTCGTCATCGGCGAAGGCCTGGTGCGCACCGGCGTGGCCTACCGCATCGGCGAATGGCTGACCCGCCGAGCCGGCGCCAGCGAGACGCGCCTGCTGGTGTTGCTGATGCTCGCCGTGGCCGGCCTCGGTTCGGTGATGAGCTCCACCGGCGTGGTCGCCATCTTTATCCCCGTGGTGCTGAGCATCGCCGCGCGTCTGCATGTCTCTCCGCGCCGGCTGATGATGCCGCTGAGCTTCGCCGGGCTGATCAGCGGCATGCTCACCCTGGTCGCCACCGCACCCAACGTGGTGGTGCACAGCGAGCTGGTGCGTGAAGGCTCGAAGGGTTTCAGCTTCTTCAGCTTTACCCCGTTCGGCCTGGTCGTGCTGGTGCTCGGCGTCGGCTACATGCTGGTGGCGCGGCGCTGGCTGGGCGATGACCCGGGTGACGCCGGGCAGAGCGTCAAGCGGCGCACCTTGAGCGACCTGATCCGCGACTACCAGTTGGCCGGCCGCGAACGTCGCCTGCGCATCCGCGCCGACTCACAACTGGTCGGCATGAGCCTGGGCGATGTGGAGCTGCGGGCCCGCGCCGGGACCAACGTGGTCGCCATCGAGCGCATGGTGCATTTTCGCCTGAAGATTCTCAGCCCGACCGCCAACATTCTCCTGCAGGCCGGCGACGTGCTGCTGGTGGATATCTACGGTGATCGCAGCGACCTGCTGGGTATGTACCACGAGTTCGGCCTGGAGCCGCTGAGCCTGCAGGGCGACTATTTCACCGAACGCGCCCACGAGGTGGGCATGGCCGAAGTCACCCTGCCGCCGGAGTCCGGATTGCTGGGCAGGAGCGTGCGCGACCTGGAGTTCCGCAGCCAGTTCGGTCTCAACGTGGTCGGCCTGCGGCGCAACCGCGAGGCGCTGGTGGAGGGCCTGCTGGAGGCCAAGCTGAAGGTCGGCGATACCCTGCTGGTGATCGGCGGCTGGAAGGAAATCCGCCAGTTGCAGGCACGCGCCCGCGACTTCCTCGTCCTCAGCCTGCCTGCCGAGGTGGACGAGGCCGCTCCCGCCGCCAGCCAGGCGCCCCACGCGCTGTTCAGCCTGGCGGTGATGGTGATCCTGATGGTCAGCGGGCTGGTGCCCAACGTCATGGCCGCGCTGATCGCCTGCCTGCTGATGGGCGCTTTCCGCTGCATCGACATGGACAGCGCCTATCGCTCCATCCACTGGCAGAGCCTACTGCTGATCGTTGGCATGCTGCCCTTCGCTCTCGCCCTGCAGAAGACCGGCGGGATCACCCTGGCGGTCAACGGGCTGGTCGGCGCCCTCGGCGGCGCGGGCCCTTATGCCATCCTCGCCAGCCTGTTCGTGCTCACCGCGGTGATCGGCCTGTTCATCTCCAACACCGCCACCGCCGTGCTCATGGCGCCGGTGGCCATCGCCACGGCCAAGGCACTTGGCGCCTCTCCCGAAGCCTTCGCGATGATCGTCGCGCTGGCCGCCTCGGCGGCCTTCATGACGCCGATTTCCTCGCCGGTGAATACCCTGGTGCTCGGCCCCGGACGCTATCGCTTCGGAGATTTCGTCAAGGTTGGCGTACCGTTTACGATTCTGGTGATGATCGTCAGCGTTCTGCTGGTACCCTGGCTGCTGCCGCTGTAG
- a CDS encoding winged helix-turn-helix domain-containing protein, which yields MEVSKTKSSFYRRLYVAWLIDSGTATSVPALMEATGMPRRTAQDTLAALADLDIDCAFEQHDGERNNAGHYRIRDWGAIDPRWIAAHLSRIKDILRYP from the coding sequence ATGGAAGTGAGCAAGACGAAAAGCAGTTTCTACCGTCGCCTGTACGTCGCCTGGCTGATCGACAGCGGCACCGCCACCAGCGTCCCGGCGCTGATGGAAGCCACCGGCATGCCCCGGCGCACCGCCCAGGACACCCTGGCTGCCCTTGCCGACCTGGACATCGATTGCGCCTTCGAGCAGCACGACGGCGAACGCAACAACGCCGGTCACTACCGCATCCGTGATTGGGGTGCCATCGATCCTCGCTGGATCGCCGCGCACCTCTCGCGGATCAAGGATATCCTGCGATACCCCTGA
- a CDS encoding VTT domain-containing protein — translation MLALPPAIWRFRRLILLLAFAIVLALLYRASGLHEEFSLDYLRSELTDNRLRGMLLFVGLFALGNLLHIPGLLFLAAAVLTMGKLWGGLITYCAAVFSCGFTFLIVRAVGGNGLRLLNNRLTRAVFSHLDQRPASSVFLLRHAFITSPTLNYSLALSGIGFAPYMLGTVFGLPIPLLLCCLLFDRLSNVLIG, via the coding sequence ATGCTTGCCCTCCCTCCCGCCATCTGGCGCTTTCGGCGACTGATCCTGCTGCTGGCCTTCGCCATCGTGCTGGCGCTGCTCTATCGCGCCAGCGGCCTGCACGAGGAGTTCAGCCTCGACTACCTGCGCAGCGAACTCACCGACAACCGCTTGCGTGGGATGCTGCTGTTCGTCGGGCTGTTCGCCCTGGGCAACCTGCTGCACATCCCCGGCCTGCTGTTCCTCGCCGCCGCCGTGCTGACCATGGGCAAGCTCTGGGGCGGACTGATCACCTACTGCGCGGCAGTGTTTTCCTGTGGCTTCACCTTCCTGATCGTGCGTGCCGTCGGCGGCAATGGCCTGCGCCTGCTGAACAACAGGCTGACCCGCGCAGTGTTCAGCCACCTCGACCAGCGCCCGGCGAGCAGCGTGTTCCTCCTGCGCCATGCCTTCATCACCTCGCCGACGCTGAACTACAGCCTGGCCCTCTCCGGCATCGGCTTCGCGCCCTACATGCTCGGCACGGTCTTCGGCCTGCCCATTCCCCTGCTGCTCTGCTGCCTGCTGTTCGACCGGCTGAGCAACGTGCTGATCGGCTGA
- the rlmF gene encoding 23S rRNA (adenine(1618)-N(6))-methyltransferase RlmF has translation MSKPPKRPASKPETLRDPAAKRPNLLHPRNRHQGHYDFPALIEGCPELGRFVITNPYGKPSIDFANPEAVRVFNRALLKAQYGIGQWDIPAGFLCPPIPGRADYVHYLADLLAEENGGSVPRGPDVRVLDIGVGANCIYPLIGHRDYGWRFLGSDIEPAALASAHAILNGNPSLNEAIELRQQHDPKHIFHGLLGAEERFDATLCNPPFHSSPEEASNGSRRKWKNLGKLDPSRQLPKLNFGGQSNELWCEGGEIAFLRKLAVESAEVGQQVRWFSSLVSKAGNLDDFRRALKKAGAITIRTVDMAQGQKQSRFVAWTFLEPEHRRTLP, from the coding sequence ATGTCGAAACCACCGAAACGCCCCGCCAGCAAACCTGAAACCCTGCGCGACCCCGCCGCCAAGCGGCCGAACCTGCTGCACCCGCGCAACCGCCATCAAGGGCATTACGACTTCCCGGCGCTGATCGAGGGCTGCCCGGAACTGGGCCGTTTCGTCATCACCAACCCCTACGGCAAGCCGAGCATCGACTTCGCCAACCCCGAGGCGGTGCGCGTGTTCAACCGGGCGCTGCTCAAGGCGCAGTACGGCATCGGCCAGTGGGATATTCCCGCCGGCTTCCTCTGCCCGCCGATCCCCGGCCGCGCCGACTACGTGCACTACCTGGCCGACCTGCTCGCCGAGGAAAACGGCGGCAGCGTGCCGCGCGGACCGGATGTGCGCGTACTGGACATCGGCGTCGGCGCCAACTGCATCTACCCGCTGATCGGTCACCGCGACTACGGCTGGCGCTTCCTCGGCTCGGACATCGAGCCTGCGGCCCTGGCTTCGGCCCACGCCATCCTGAATGGCAATCCGAGCCTGAATGAGGCGATCGAACTGCGCCAGCAGCACGACCCCAAGCACATCTTCCACGGGCTACTGGGCGCCGAGGAACGCTTTGACGCGACCCTGTGCAACCCGCCCTTCCACTCCTCGCCCGAAGAGGCCAGCAACGGCAGCCGGCGCAAGTGGAAAAACCTTGGCAAGCTCGACCCGTCGCGCCAACTGCCCAAGCTGAACTTCGGCGGGCAGAGCAACGAGCTGTGGTGCGAAGGCGGCGAGATCGCCTTCCTGCGCAAGCTGGCGGTGGAGAGCGCGGAAGTCGGCCAGCAGGTGCGCTGGTTCAGCTCGCTGGTGTCCAAGGCCGGCAACCTCGACGACTTCCGCCGCGCCCTGAAGAAGGCCGGCGCCATCACGATTCGCACCGTGGACATGGCCCAAGGCCAGAAGCAGAGTCGCTTCGTCGCCTGGACCTTCCTGGAGCCCGAACACCGCCGAACCTTGCCGTAG
- a CDS encoding MFS transporter — protein sequence MTLSHDTQPGSNDASRWLLLLAASLTAVLIPLCFTGPAVVLPAIAHELGGSAVELNWIVNGYVLAYGAAMMAAGSLADVYGRKRIWLIGLGLFCATTLAIPLAPSVVAIDVLRLLQGAGGSAAFAAAMAALAQEFEGPIRTRVFSLLGTTFGVGLAFGPLLAGWLTDGPGWRWVFLVPAVCALASVPMVLRYCRETRDPHARGLDWPGALSFTAALSLFTYGLLLAPEQGWGSIAVMLTLVSSAVLLAAFIVIERRVERPLLDLSLFSQWRFVGVQLLGASPAFAYVVLIVLLPGRFIGIEGQGALQAGWTMLALSAPLLMVPFLAALLAKHISAGSLSALGLLIVAGGLLWLARNLADGVAPDAPLLVIGIGIGLPWGLMDGLAVSVVERERAGMATGIFNTVRVSADAVAIAVVGALLATLIAAQLEPLGLGSTERLMSANQLAIGNLAAVVELLPHVPVEQLRGDYTAVFSRVLELLAGITFIVAGLVFVLLGRERIPAMVAEA from the coding sequence ATGACTCTCTCCCACGATACTCAACCAGGCAGCAACGACGCGTCGCGCTGGCTGCTGTTGCTCGCCGCCAGTCTGACGGCAGTGCTGATTCCCCTGTGTTTCACCGGTCCGGCGGTGGTGCTGCCGGCGATTGCCCACGAGCTGGGCGGTTCGGCGGTGGAGCTGAACTGGATCGTCAACGGCTATGTGCTCGCCTATGGGGCGGCGATGATGGCGGCCGGTAGCCTGGCGGACGTTTACGGCCGCAAGCGAATCTGGCTGATCGGCCTGGGTCTGTTCTGCGCGACTACCCTGGCGATTCCCCTGGCACCTTCGGTGGTGGCCATCGACGTGCTGCGCCTGTTGCAGGGCGCGGGTGGTTCGGCGGCCTTCGCCGCGGCCATGGCGGCGCTGGCGCAGGAGTTCGAGGGACCCATCCGCACGCGGGTATTCAGTCTGCTGGGGACGACCTTCGGCGTTGGCCTGGCCTTCGGCCCATTGCTGGCCGGCTGGCTCACCGACGGACCGGGCTGGCGCTGGGTGTTCCTGGTGCCGGCGGTCTGTGCGCTGGCTTCGGTGCCGATGGTGCTGCGCTATTGCCGCGAGACACGCGACCCGCACGCGCGCGGGCTGGATTGGCCCGGTGCGCTGAGTTTCACCGCTGCGCTCAGCCTGTTCACCTATGGCCTGCTGCTGGCGCCGGAGCAGGGCTGGGGCAGTATTGCCGTGATGCTCACGCTGGTATCGAGCGCCGTGTTGCTGGCGGCGTTCATCGTCATCGAACGTCGTGTCGAACGGCCGCTGCTGGACCTGTCGCTGTTCAGCCAGTGGCGCTTCGTTGGCGTGCAATTGCTGGGGGCCTCGCCGGCTTTCGCCTACGTCGTGCTGATCGTATTGCTGCCCGGACGCTTCATCGGCATCGAGGGCCAGGGCGCGTTGCAGGCCGGTTGGACCATGTTGGCGCTGTCGGCGCCGCTGCTGATGGTGCCGTTCCTGGCGGCGCTGCTGGCGAAGCACATCAGCGCAGGTAGTCTGTCGGCGCTCGGTTTGCTGATCGTCGCGGGCGGGCTGCTCTGGCTGGCGCGCAATCTCGCGGACGGGGTGGCGCCGGACGCGCCACTGCTGGTGATCGGCATCGGTATCGGTCTGCCCTGGGGGCTGATGGATGGGCTGGCGGTGAGCGTCGTCGAACGCGAGCGCGCCGGCATGGCCACCGGCATCTTCAACACGGTGCGGGTGTCCGCCGATGCGGTGGCGATCGCGGTGGTCGGTGCCTTGCTGGCAACCTTGATCGCGGCGCAGTTGGAGCCGCTGGGACTGGGCTCGACGGAGCGCCTGATGAGTGCCAACCAGTTGGCCATCGGTAACCTGGCGGCAGTGGTCGAACTACTCCCGCACGTGCCAGTGGAGCAATTGCGCGGCGATTACACGGCGGTGTTCAGCCGCGTACTGGAGCTGCTCGCCGGGATCACGTTCATTGTGGCGGGGCTGGTGTTCGTGCTGCTGGGCCGTGAGCGCATCCCGGCGATGGTGGCCGAGGCCTGA
- a CDS encoding LysR family transcriptional regulator — protein sequence MDSLNGLRVFLQVADTLSFAQAARLLGLSASAVGKSIARLEERLGVRLFHRSTRSLSLSNEGQLFLERCRRILDELEAAEQELALSTQQARGRLKVSMPLVAGLLPQVLPEFLRCYPRIQLDIDFTDRLVDVIEEGFDLVVRGGELRDSRLKARKLGDFSLLLVAAPAYLRQYGTPRRPADLNQHLCLHYRYPSSGLVQRWPLNLAPGESEPRLEGGLICNTADMLINVASQGMGIACLPDFAVRSALNDSRLVQVLAEHTVHQGSFHALWPAGRRMPLKLRVFLDFLGDRLFVTR from the coding sequence ATGGACAGCCTCAACGGCCTGCGCGTCTTCCTCCAGGTGGCCGACACCCTGAGCTTCGCCCAGGCCGCGCGCCTGCTCGGTCTTTCCGCCTCGGCGGTGGGCAAGAGCATCGCGCGCCTCGAAGAACGCCTGGGCGTGCGCCTGTTCCATCGCAGCACGCGCAGCCTCAGCCTCTCCAACGAGGGCCAACTGTTCCTCGAACGCTGCCGGCGCATCCTCGACGAGCTGGAGGCGGCGGAGCAGGAACTGGCGCTGTCCACCCAGCAGGCGCGCGGCCGGCTGAAAGTCAGCATGCCGCTGGTGGCCGGCCTGTTGCCGCAGGTGCTGCCGGAGTTCCTGCGCTGCTATCCGCGCATCCAGCTGGACATCGACTTCACCGACCGCCTGGTCGACGTCATCGAGGAAGGTTTCGACCTGGTAGTACGCGGCGGCGAACTGCGCGACTCGCGGCTCAAGGCGCGCAAGCTGGGCGATTTCAGCCTGCTGCTGGTAGCCGCGCCGGCCTACCTGCGCCAATACGGTACGCCTCGCCGGCCGGCCGACCTGAACCAGCACCTGTGCCTGCACTACCGCTACCCCAGCAGCGGGCTGGTGCAACGCTGGCCACTCAACCTTGCGCCGGGTGAGTCGGAGCCGCGCCTGGAGGGCGGGCTAATCTGCAATACCGCTGACATGCTGATCAACGTCGCCAGCCAGGGCATGGGCATCGCCTGCCTGCCCGACTTCGCCGTGCGCAGCGCGCTGAACGACAGCAGGCTGGTGCAGGTGCTGGCCGAGCACACCGTGCACCAGGGTAGCTTCCATGCACTCTGGCCGGCGGGCCGGCGCATGCCGCTAAAGCTGCGGGTGTTCCTCGACTTCCTCGGCGACCGACTGTTCGTCACCCGTTAA
- a CDS encoding hydrolase yields the protein MLLRAQASTLLIIDIQERLFPAIHEAESVLEHSAWLLAIARRLGVPVLATEQYPKGLGPTVPALRDELNDGEVLEKIAFSAVTDPGLLQMPGGDRRQFVVCGTEAHVCVLQTVLGLLAEDREVFVVADAVGSRRPQDKALALERMRQAGAVIVSREMVAFEWLERAGTETFREISKQFIR from the coding sequence ATGCTGCTGCGCGCCCAGGCTTCGACCCTGCTGATCATCGACATCCAGGAACGCCTGTTCCCGGCCATTCACGAGGCCGAATCGGTGCTGGAACACAGCGCCTGGCTGCTGGCCATCGCGCGCCGGCTGGGTGTGCCGGTGCTGGCCACCGAGCAATATCCGAAGGGGCTGGGACCGACCGTGCCGGCGCTGCGCGATGAGCTCAACGATGGTGAGGTGCTGGAGAAGATCGCCTTCTCCGCCGTCACCGACCCCGGCTTGCTGCAGATGCCGGGTGGTGATCGCCGGCAATTCGTGGTGTGCGGCACCGAGGCGCACGTCTGCGTGTTGCAGACCGTGCTGGGGCTGCTGGCCGAGGACCGCGAGGTGTTTGTGGTGGCGGACGCCGTCGGCTCACGCCGCCCGCAGGACAAGGCGCTGGCGCTGGAGCGGATGCGTCAGGCGGGCGCGGTGATCGTCTCGCGGGAGATGGTGGCGTTCGAATGGCTGGAACGCGCGGGCACGGAAACCTTCCGCGAGATCAGCAAGCAGTTCATCCGCTGA